A region from the Lolium perenne isolate Kyuss_39 chromosome 4, Kyuss_2.0, whole genome shotgun sequence genome encodes:
- the LOC127346998 gene encoding uncharacterized protein — MKLGGILLKLDFEKAYDRVNWDFLAEVLRGKGFEEGYIHRISQLVAGGQTAISINGVIGPFFRNKRGVRQGDPLSPLLFNFIGEALSAILSAAGRAGHIHGVVPHLIPGGISHLQYADDTLILIQNSDEDIANLKFLVMCFEDMSGLKINYHKSEVIVMGQPTRVQNQVANKLNCKLGSFPFIYLGMPISDRKLTLEQWLFLDGNRTSFWLDWWLDSRPLNELFPLLFAICDDESVSVANALQGEGLAIRFRRSLDQEGTIQWRNLCALVEGVVLSPGLDQIRWHLDSSGSFSVKSLYFKLSQGTSVAHFKDMWESKVPLKIKIFSWQLPLDKLPSNLQIATRHGPSTGGCALCGAPEDASHIFFTCSLAQFAWAVLRQLLECNWRPANFPQFHAILSGFAGYSRRILWVLFLAQSWALWTIRNKLTIDRKIINHPADFIYKFVIFLQLWRPKFKGMEKEGLCWMERKLRELYASMKPRD; from the exons ATGAAGCTGGGAGGGATTCTCCTTAAGCTGGACTTTGAGAAAGCGTACGACCGAGTGAATTGGGACTTTCTTGCTGAGGTGCTCAGGGGAAAAGGGTTCGAAGAGGGTTACATCCACCGCATATCCCAGTTAGTGGCCGGAGGACAAACCGCTATCTCAATCAACGGGGTGATTGGGCCGTTCTTCCGGAACAAGAGGGGTGTGAGACAAGGGGACCCCCTCTCTCCGCTGCTTTTTAACTTCATTGGGGAAGCTCTTTCCGCGATCCTTTCGGCAGCCGGGAGGGCTGGTCACATCCACGGGGTCGTGCCGCACCTTATTCCTGGGGGAATCTCTCACCTCCAATATGCGGATGATACGCTCATCCTTATCCAGAACTCAGATGAAGACATTGCAAATCTGAAGTTCCTCGTCATGTGCTTTGAGGACATGTCGGGTCTAAAAATCAATTACCACAAGAGCGAGGTGATCGTCATGGGCCAGCCAACTAGGGTCCAGAACCAAGTGGCCAATAAGCTGAACTGTAAGCTAGGGTCATTCCCGTTTATCTACTTGGGAATGCCCATTTCTGATCGCAAGTTAACCCTGGAACAATGGCTTTTCTTG GATGGGAACCGCACCAGCTTTTGGTTGGACTGGTGGTTGGATTCTAGACCTCTTAATGAGTTATTCCCTCTCCTCTTTGCTATCTGTGATGATGAGTCGGTCTCGGTTGCTAACGCCTTGCAAGGGGAGGGGCTAGCCATTCGTTTCCGTCGCTCCTTGGACCAGGAAGGCACAATTCAGTGGAGGAACCTGTGTGCTTTGGTGGAGGGGGTGGTGCTTTCCCCCGGCTTGGACCAGATTCGGTGGCACCTCGACAGCTCGGGCAGTTTCTCTGTTAAGTCGCTCTATTTCAAGCTGTCTCAGGGCACATCGGTGGCCCATTTCAAGGACATGTGGGAGTCCAAGGTGCCCCTGAAGATAAAAATCTTTTCCTGGCAATTGCCGCTTGATAAACTTCCTTCCAACCTTCAGATCGCCACTCGCCACGGCCCTTCTACGGGAGGGTGTGCCCTCTGTGGCGCTCCGGAGGATGCAAGCCACATCTTCTTTACCTGCTCCTTAGCTCAATTTGCTTGGGCTGTGCTGCGCCAGTTACTCGAGTGTAACTGGAGGCCAGCTAATTTTCCCCAATTCCATGCTATCCTATCTGGCTTTGCGGGCTACTCCCGCCGCATCCTCTGGGTCCTGTTCTTAGCGCAATCCTGGGCGCTCTGGACCATCCGTAATAAGCTTACTATTGACAGGAAAATTATTAACCACCCCGCTGATTTCATCTACAAATTTGTGATTTTTCTGCAGCTTTGGAGGCCCAAGTTCAAAGGCATGGAAAAGGAGGGGCTATGCTGGATGGAGCGCAAGCTGCGGGAGCTCTACGCCTCCATGAAACCAAGAGACTGA